The Gemmatimonadota bacterium genomic sequence TGCGGCCCAACGGTCTACGACCCGGCCCATGTCGGGAACTTCCGGACCTTCCTGTTCAACGACCTCATGCGGCGCGCGCTCCGCCTCCAGGGGTGGAACGTCGTCCAGGTGCAAAACCTCACGGACGTGGACGACAAGATCATCCATCGTGCCGCTGCGACCGGAAAGACGATTGTCGAGGTGACGGAGCCGATCACTGAGATCTTCCACCAGGATCGCAGGTACCTTCGCATCGAGGACGCCGAGGTCTATCCCAAGGCGACCACGCACATCCCCGAGATGGTGGCCCTCGTCCAAACGCTCCTGGACAAGGGGGTGGCCTATACCGCCGAGGACGGCTCGGTCTACTTCGGGATTGATCGGTTCCCCGGCTACGGCAAGTTGTCGAGGCTGGACACGCGCGAAATCCGGAGTGGGGCCCGTGTCGCGCAGGATGACTACTCCAAGGAGAACGCCCAGGACTTCGCGCTCTGGAAGGCCGCGAAGCCGGAGGATGAAGCGGCCGGGGCCGCCTGGGATGCGCCGTTCGGCCGCGGTAGGCCTGGCTGGCACCTCGAGTGCTCGGCGATGGCCATGAAGTACCTCGGCGAGACGCTCGACATCCATGGAGGCGGGATCGACCTCGTCTTCCCTCACCATGAGGACGAGATCGCCCAGAGCGAGGCGGCCACAGGAAAGACGTTCTCGCGCTTCTGGTGCCACGGCGAGTTCCTGCAGATCGACGGGACGAAGATGTCCAAGCGGCTGGGGAACATCACGACGGTCAAGGACCTGCGGGAGCGAGGCATTTCGGCTGCGGCGCTTCGGCACTTCGTCTACAGCACCCACTACCGAAAGCAGATGAACCTGTCCGGGGAGGGGCTGGAAGCCTCCCTCGAGGCGGTCCGTCGGGTTGGGGAGCTCGCCCACCGGCTGGAGACGGCCCGGGGCGGGACTGCGGAGTTGGCCGTGGCCGCCGGGGAGGGAGAGGCGGCCTTCAGGGCGGCCCTGTCGGACGACCTCAACGCGCCTGAGGCGGTCGCCGCGCTGTTCGGGTTCCTCCAGAGGGCGAACGCGGAGCTGGATCGGAAGGGATCTGACCCCGCGGCGCTGGCGGCGGCACGCCGGACCTTTCTATTGATGGACGGTGTGCTGGACTTCACGCCGCGGGTTACCCGGGTGGTCGTTGGCGCGGAAACGGTGGAGCCAGCGCTCGACTCCCTGGTCGATCTGGAGGAGGTGGAAAAGGGGGTTCTGGCGTGGGGTGCGGAGCGGCTGCAGGCGCGGCTGGCCGCGCGGAAGGCCCGGGAGTTCGCCACGGCAGACGCCATCCGGGCGGAGGTGGAGGGCCGGGGGCTGGTGGTGAAGGACATGCCACAGGGGACCCAGCTGGAGCGGTGGAGGTAACCCCTTCTACGCCAACGGATTGACACCCTCTGGAATGACAGCTAGCATTCCAAGCTCGCGAAAAATGGGCAGTCTGCTGACGTAGCTCAATTGGCAGAGCAGCTGATTTGTAATCAGCAGGTTGCGAGTTCGATTCTCGCCGTCAGCTCTGCAAGAGGGGTGCGACAGGACGGTCCGTTTGAGCGGTGGGGTACCCAAGTGGCCAACGGGAGCAGACTGTAAATCTGCCGGCTTATGCCTTCGAAGGTTCGAATCCTTCCCCCACCATGCGGGCGACCCACGGGTCGTTAGGTCAGGCGTGGCGATGCGGGAGTAGCTCAGTTGGTAGAGCGCAAGCCTTCCAAGCTTGATGTCGCGGGTTCGAGCCCCGTCTCCCGCTCTTGTGATGTGGTGCAGGTGGCTGAGTAGCGGGGCGGGGTGCTGGTGGCAGGGTGCAAGCGTC encodes the following:
- a CDS encoding cysteine--tRNA ligase, whose protein sequence is MSFRLYNTLSRSVEPFLPADGQTVRMYTCGPTVYDPAHVGNFRTFLFNDLMRRALRLQGWNVVQVQNLTDVDDKIIHRAAATGKTIVEVTEPITEIFHQDRRYLRIEDAEVYPKATTHIPEMVALVQTLLDKGVAYTAEDGSVYFGIDRFPGYGKLSRLDTREIRSGARVAQDDYSKENAQDFALWKAAKPEDEAAGAAWDAPFGRGRPGWHLECSAMAMKYLGETLDIHGGGIDLVFPHHEDEIAQSEAATGKTFSRFWCHGEFLQIDGTKMSKRLGNITTVKDLRERGISAAALRHFVYSTHYRKQMNLSGEGLEASLEAVRRVGELAHRLETARGGTAELAVAAGEGEAAFRAALSDDLNAPEAVAALFGFLQRANAELDRKGSDPAALAAARRTFLLMDGVLDFTPRVTRVVVGAETVEPALDSLVDLEEVEKGVLAWGAERLQARLAARKAREFATADAIRAEVEGRGLVVKDMPQGTQLERWR